The genomic segment AGGTGCAAGGTGCTCGCAGAGCGAGTAATAACGCAGATGGAGGATTTTCAACTGGCTAGCGCTTACCGGAGCTCCCCAGTCCCTTGCCACCTCGCTGGCTGGGGGTTACCTCTGCCACTTCGCTGAGTTCAGCCCGCACCACTGGTGCAAATACCAGCTGGGCAATGCGGTCTCCCCGGGCGATGCTGTAGGGGCGAGGGCCGAAATTGCGCACGACCACGTGTACTTCGCCCCGGTAGCCCTGGTCTACCGTGCCGGTTTCAAAGGAGAGATGGGTGTTGAGAATCATGCCGGAGCGGGGGCGAATCTGACCTTCATAGCCGTGAGGAATTTCCAGACAAAAACCGGTGAGAATTTTTGCTACATCGCCCGGGTTCAGCAGCACCCCGTGGGCTGCAAAGATATCCATTCCCGAGTCACCTTCGTGGCAGTACTGGGGCAAAGCGTAGCAGTGGGATAGGCGTTTGATATGAACGAGCATATACTCCCTCTCATAAATAAAGTAACTCCAGGCTCTTTGCAGCTAGTAGCAGCGGATGAACTGTTGCGGCGGGATGCTATAGACGGAGCCCGCTTTTTGTTGGGTAAAGTACTTGTTATGGAAACGCCCGATGGCAAAAAGCGGCGCTGTCGCATTGTGGAGACAGAGGCGTACCATGGTCATGAGGATCCGTCCTCCCACGCCCATGGCGGCATTACTTCCCGCAACGCTCCCATGTTTGCCCAGGGAGGCCACATTTACGTCTATCTGATCTACGGTGTTCATCACATGCTCAACCTGGTAACAGACAGGGAAGGCTTGCCCTCTGCCGTTCTGGTCCGAGCCGCCGCTCCCCTGGATCAGTTGGATGCTGACAGCAAGGATTCCAGGAAAATTTTTAATGGACCAGGTAAGCTGTGTCGTGCCCTTGGCATAGATCGTCAACTCAGCTCCCGGCGTCTCAATGACGGTCCCCTGCAACTTTTCAGCGACGGCTACCAGAGTCGCAATGTAGCCACTGGGTCCCGTATCGGGATCAATGCCGGACTGGAGCTTCCCTGGCGCTTTTGTGATACTGACTTTCGCAGTTACCTCAGCCGTCCGCCAGGATAAAAATTGTCACGAAATAATATGGAGAGCTCCGCAGGGAAGCTCCCCTATAAAAGCTGGCTGCTTGTAGCCAGTGCCAGCAGTCCGCTGCCGTAGGTGTACTGCTGATATCCAAAATCTTTGTGGTTGTCCCGAAACGTAGCCAGGGTATGGCGGGCGTACTCCTCGTACATGGAAGCGCCAGTAAACTGCCACGCCTGACAGCAGGCCTGCACCAGGCTCATATTGGTGTCCAGAGGGCGCAGGCGGGGCAGCCAGGGTGTGTCGTCAATCACGGTGGTGGCTCCTCCGCTGGCACTCAGCAGGTGCTGGAAAACGTAGCCCATGGCTGTCAAACCGGCTTCACCAAACTCGCTTTTGCCACTGTAGCTGGCGTAGGAGAGCAGGGCTCTGGCTGCTGCGGCCTGGGTGCCCAGCAGTGCCGGAGCATTTTCGTTGCCAAGCCAGGGAGATACCGCACCGTCTTGCCCGTGCACCAGCGCCGCAAGGTTTTGGGCCAAGGGCTCCAGGTTGTCTTCGAGCCCGCTGGGAAGCAAAGCCTTACCATGGGCCTGGATGAGAATGCGTAGAAGATGAAAGTTTGGCTCGCTGTAAATATTGGGAGTGGTTGAGTAGAGTGAGTAGAGGCCGTTTTCTTTGCTGAAGTTACCTTCAATGGCGTGGAGCAGGGCCTCTACCGCGGTGCGGGATGACGCTTCATCCTGGCTGGCCATCTCTACCATCGCTTCCAGAGCCATAAGCTGGTCCTGCAGTCGCTTGACCGGGGCGAAACCTTCTCCCTGTGTATGCATGAAAAATCCGCCCTGCTCCGGATCCCACAGCAGGGTAGCCATTTGTTCCATGTATTCGGCTGCCAGTGAAGAGGCAAACTCGTCTCCCAGCACGTGTGCCGCCTGGGTGCAAAAGAGCAGCATGGGGGCGTTGAATGTGAGAGGAGCGGTAACCGGAGTATTCCGGGGCTGGTGGGCCTGATCCACTTCCGCTGCGACGCTTGACAGCAGGTTTGCAGCTACGTGTTTGACGTTTTCGGCGGTATAAACGGTGTCGATACTCTGGGGGTACGCTGGCATGCACATGGGAGATCCGGCCCCGGTGCCCTGGTTGATGGCGTCGCGACGGGCCTGAAAAAGTGCCTCAAAAAGATTCTCTTCTTTAGGCTCGACCATACGCAGCACACGCCCCTGGGGGCTCAGAATGAGGCTTGCTGGATAGTGCCCGGGGCTGAGGAGCTGCTCCAGATCGGGGCGCTGTTCTACCACCACCTCGACAGCTGCAAAATTGCGTTCCAGCTCTTCAAAGGTGTACTCCTCCTGGTCGTCGCTACTGAACTGGGTATCCCGTGCGCGCTGATTCATCTCGCTTACCAGCGACAGCAATATTAGCTGCAGGCGTTCGTCGGCTTGCTCAAAAGCTTCTCGGGACCAAGATTTCCAGTGAATCATAGGCACTCCCATCTCTTCCTTAGTGGCACTCTTCACACAGTTCGGTCAGTACCCCACCGGTGGCCTTGGGGTGAAGGAAGGCGATGCGGGTGCCGTGGGCACCGGCGCGAGGCTCTTGGTCAACCAGGCGAACTCCCTCTTCCTTTAGCCGGTTCAGTTCACTTTGCAGGTCGCTGACCTGATAGGCGATATGGTGAATTCCCTCGCCATTTTTTTCGATAAACTTTGCAATCGGGGAGTCGGGTGAAGTTGCTTCCAGCAATTCTATGCGGCTCTCGCCGGTCTGAAACATGGCCACCCGAACTTTCTGATCGACGACCTCCTCAATGGTTTCCAGGGGCATCTTCAAAACATCACGATAGAGGGGTATGGATTGCTCAAGACTCTTTACGGCAATACCGATATGGTTGATCTTGTCGGTCATGGGCAGACTCCTTGCAGGGTAATATGTCGTATAATGGTTAACCGTTTTCTAAAACAACAGTACCGGACACCGCACATGATGCAGCACGTAGTTGGCTACGGAGCCAAAGAGCACATCTCCGATCTCGCTGCGCCCCCGGCGGCCGATGATAACCATCTGGAAGTTTTCCTCATTGGCAGTGCGGCTGATAATCTCCCGTGGTGAACCCAGCTCCAGGCGAGTGTGGGCCTCAATACCACTGCGGGCCAGGATATCGCGATAGCCATGGAGCATGGCTTCGCCGGACTTGCGGGCGTTTTCGCCGATCATGTCTACCTGAAAGTCAGGGATCATGCGATAGGTGAGCTTCTGCATGTTAATGACATAGAGCAGAGTCAACTCGCTGGGGAACTGATCGCGATTGGCGACAATCATGCTGATGGTGCGACGAGCGGTGTCGGAGTTGTCGACGGGGACGAGGATCTTGACTTCTTGCATGGCAAACGCTCCGTACTCACATGGTTGGAATTACCGAAACCCGTTTTGATGTTTAGCCGCCGTAGCCATAGAGCCAGCGTGGCAAGAACAGTACCAGGTCGGGCCAGAACATCAGCACCAGCAACACCGCCAGCTGGATCAACAAAAACGGTGCTACCGCCTTGGTCACATACAGTATATTACGATTAGCCACAGTACCGGCAATATAGAGGCTGACCCCCAGCGGTGGAGTGGCGTATCCAATGCCCAGGTTTACCGTCATCAGCAGACCGAAGTGCATGGGGTCAATGCCAAAGCGCGCCAGCATGGGATAGAGAATGGGGGTCAGGATGATGGTGGCGGAAATAATATCCATAAACATGCCGATAAGGAGCAGCATGATACCCACGGCCAGCAGGAATATCCACTGGGAGTGGATGTTGGAGACAACGGCATTAGCGATCTGGTTGGGAATCTGCTCAAAGGTCAGATACTCACCGAAGACCGAAGCCCCGGCTACAATGAAAAGCAGAGTCGATGAGGTGACGGCGGAAGAGACCACTACCTTTTTCACCTGGCTGAACTTCATGTCCCGGTGGATAATCAGTTCCACAAAAAAGGCGTAGAAACAGGCCACTACCGCAGCCTCATTGGCGGTAAATATGCCGGAGTAGATACCGCCGAAAATAATAACCGGCAACATCAAGGCCCAGAAGCTCTCCTTCAGGGTTGCCAATGCCTCGCCCAGGGTGGGTTTGGGCATAACTTTGAGGTCTGGCTGTTTGCGGCAATAAAGGTAAGTGTATATCGACATGGCGAGAATAATGAGAAAGCCTGGCACAAAGCCAGTGAGAAAAAAGGCCTCCAAAGAGACATTGGTTACCATGGCATAGAGAATCATGGCTATGGATGGGGGAATGATAACCCCCAGAATGGGAGCGGTGGTCATAACGCCGACGGTAAAGCGCTCAGGGTAGCGGTGCTCGATAAGAGCAGGGATCATAAAACCGCCGATGGCCACCACGGTGGCGACGGTGGAGCCGGAAATGGCACCAAAGAAGCCACAGGCCAGAATCCCCGCCATAGCCAGGCCACCAGGGAGAAAACCCACCAGCACATTGGCAGTTTTGATGAGCTTCTGCACAATGCTGCCAGTGGTCATGATATTGCCACAGAGGATGAAGAAGAGCACGACGATAAGTGCAAACTTGTCCATGCTGCGGTAGAGGACTTCCACTACAATCAGGGGGTCGATTCCAATAAAAAAGGCCAGGCCAATCAGCCCGATAAAGAAGAGAACCAGGGCGACAGGAATGGTGGCTGCCAGTGCGCCCAAAAGAAGAGCCAGAATGATGATATATGAAGTATCCATGGCTTACTTCTGCACAGGGTTTTTAAAGTTAATGACGGAGGGGGAAGCGGGAGAATCGTCGGCAACCGAAGACTCTCCTGAGGGTGAACTGCTGTCGTCGCTGCGAAAGTTCATCCAGTCTTCCAGCGCCTGGATAATCGTGCGAATCAACATCATACCCCCGACTACTGGCAGTACAGCGTAAAAATACCACTCAGGAATATCCAGGGTAGAGGTGCGGGCAAAGGGATCATCATAAACCATCAGAGTCATGGTGGTTCCCAGCCACATCATGCAGGCAGAAAAAGCAATTACCGTCAGGTGACTGATGACGGTAAGGGGTTTTTGAAGTAGAGGGAGCAGCTGGGGTACAGCGTCGATGCGAATCATGGAGCGCCGGCGAATAGCCGCACTGGCACCCATAAATGTAGTAAAAAAGATGACCTTGCGCACCACTTCATCAGACCAGTAAAAGCTTATGTCGGTAGTTTTGCGCAGGACGATATTGGCCATGGCTGCCAGTAGCGCCACGATAACCGCGGTAAAGAGGGTCCAGTCCTCCACCTGCCCCAGGGCTTTATCAATCGCCCGCATAATTTTTTTCATACCACCTCACCCTTGGCTGCTACCTGAAAAGTGGCCAGGAAGAGGGTCTTCCCGGCCACCAGGCTGTATTTATTGATGACCATTTACGACGACACTGGGTACTCTTGTTCTGGACAAAATCCCGTGTGGTCTATGGTGCCCACTGTATACTATAGCAGTGAGTAAAAGTCCATTGGTTAGCATTCAGGCTTGCTCACGGACACTGCCCCTCCTGCAGAGCAAAGCCTATAGCTCTCCCTGCCTACTCTTCCAGGTAGTCACGCACCTTCTGCAAATAGTCGGCGCCAATGCGGTCACCCCAGCGCTCGTACACGGGTTCTGCCATCTCTATCAGGCGCTCGCGATCACTGTCGGAGAGGGGAATAAACTCTACCCCTTTAGTCTTGGCATCAGCAATTTGCTCCTCATGCTGTATCTGGGCCAGCTCACGGGATTTGGCGCTCTCTTCAGCGATAACATCCAAGAGAATCTCCCGTAAATCAGCCGGCAGACGGTTGAGCCAGCGCTCATTGATCAGATGCACAAAGAGGCCCTGAGCATAGTTGACTTCGGTAAAGTAATTGGCCACATCGAACTTGCCAGTGATATTGCAGACCGTGGGGGTGTGGTCCAGGCCGTTGATAACACCGGTCTGCAGAGCCTGGGGAACATCAGGCCACGGCATGACGGTAAAACGCAGTCCCCAGTTGCGGTAAATGTCCACATTGACCGGTGCTTCTGCTATGCGAAAATTGACTCCCCGGGCATCTTCCAGGCTGCGCACGGGACGGTTGGTGGCCCATCCGTAGGTGCCGTAGCTGGTGATATCCACGGCTACAATACCGGAGCGGCGAGGGCTCTGACGAAACTCTTCAAAAAGCTCTTCATTGCCAATGAATCTTTCCAGTTTGTCAAAGGTATCCACCACATAGGGCAAGTTGACAATGCCCAGGGTGTCCGCCACGTTGGCAGCTGCAACCGATGATGACAGCATGCCGTGTACAGCGCCCATGCGCAGCTTGCTGATCACATCCCGCTCTCCACCCAACTGGGCCAGGGGCCGAAAGTCAACATAGAGGCGTCCGTCGCTGCGCTCCCACACAGCGTCACGAATGCGATACCCAACACCGACCCCCTCAATAGCGGGGTGGGAGATATTGGACAGTAAATAGGTATGTTCAGCAGTACTGGGGTCAAAGGAAGGCTGCCAGGCAGCGGTGGGATCATCCTGGGCCATTGCTGGCGTCACCAGCAGTAAGGCAACGAAAGTTACGAGCAGCAGGGCAAGAGTACGGGGCATGGCGTGGTCTCCTTCTTGTATATAACGATGTTCGTTAAAATATAGCACAGCGCTGCTGGGAAACACAAACACTTCAATTTTCAGCATCTCACGGCCCTGGAAGCATTGGTGCTTTACACTATACACACGGGTGGGGTAAGTATATCTGAAAATTCCAATGAGCAAGGACAGCTCCAAACATGCAAGCCGGATTTCTCACTCCCGCCCAGGCTATTACTGCCATTATGGACAATGGTCGCCGCATTCTGACCCAGCCGCGCGCCAGTACGCTGGTGTTAAGTCTCTTGGCTGGCTTCTATATTGCCTTTGGTGCACAACTTTCCATTGCGGTCACCCACGATCTTGCCGCCGTGGCAGGCGAGGGTATGACCCGCTTTGTCGGTGGCAGCGTCTTTTCGCTTGGTTTGATGTTGGTAGTTATCTGTGGCGCCGAACTCTTCACCGGCAACACGTTGCTGACCAAGGCCGCTTTGCAGCGCCAAATTCCCTGGCGCAAGGTGTGGGAAAACTGGGGGATTGTTATCCTGGGTAATGCCATAGGTGCCATCTTGCTGGCCTGGCTTATGGTGTACACGCAACTGTGGCAAGGGACAACCGCGGCCCAACACGCCATCGACATTGGCGTTGCCAAGAACAGTCTGAGTTTCGAAGCTGCCCTGATTCGGGGCATCTTGTGCAACTGGCTGGTGTGCCTGGCCGTGGTTATGGCAGTGGCGGCCCGGGATATCGTCAGCAAAATGCTGGCCTGCTACGTGCCAATCATGGCCTTTGTCGCCAGTGGTTTTGAGCACTCAGTGGCCAATATGTTCTTTATTCCTGCGGCTATCTTTCTGGCGAACGACACCGGAGTTGAGTCGGAAATCCTCAGCTGGAGTAATTTTCTGACGGTCAACCTGATTCCGGTCACCATTGGTAATATCATTGGTGGCGTCTTGTTTGTAGCCATGGCGTACTGGTTTGTCTATTTGCGATCGAAGTAGCACTCACGGCAATACTGTAACCTCACCTGGCAGAAATGCCAGAGCATCAAAACGCGCCTGATTGGGCAGTCGCGCTACGGTGAGTGGTCAAACAAATTCACGCGGGAGCCCTTTCCGCCGGAGAAGCCATGGAAATCCTTACCCTTGAGATAGTTATTTGGGCACTGCTGGCAACAGCTCTGGCCGCTTTTATTCACGGCGCTCTGGGTATTGGCTTTCCCATGGTGGTCACACCTCTGATTGCCCTTGCCACCGATGTGCAGACTGCCATCCTGGTGACCCTGGCGCCCAACATTGCCGTCAATGCCCTCAGCATACTCAAGGGCGGACAGTGGGCACAGAGTATCGGCCGTTACTGGCCTCTGGCTCTGTTTATGCTCCTGGGAAGTGCTGTGGGGACCGTGGTGCTGGTATACGCCGACCCCAACCCTTTTCGCCTGCTTTTGGCTCTGGCACTTTTTTTCTACCTCTACTCGGCCAGCCGCTCCAATCGCATCAATTGGAGCTTTATGGGAAAAGCTCCCCGCAGCAGCCTGGCGGGAGCGGGACTGCTGGGGGGTCTGATGGGTGGTACGGTCAATGTCAGCGGTCCCGTATTACTCATCTATCTGCTGCAGCTTAGCCTCAGCCCCCTGGCCCTGGTGCAGATCCTCAACCTTTGCTTTCTGGTAGGTAAGGTTTCCCAGACTCTGACCTTTACCGTTATGGGCCAGATGACCTTGACGCTGCTATTGCTTTCGCTGCCCTTGTTGGTGTTGTCGGTAGGTTGCCTCAAACTGGGTATGGGTATTCGGGACAGGTTGCCAGTGGAAACCTACAAGCGTTGGCTTCACTGGATGCTGGCTGCCGTGGCTGTCATGCTGCTGGTGCAGTTTGGCTGGACTCAGTGGGGGTAGAGTTGTGCTGCGCTGGATACTGCTGATCATCGTCATAGGAGCACTGGCTTCCAACACAGGTGCTGACGGGCTGCGGGGCCCCTGGGACGCTCCACCTGTCACAGACTCCAAAACAGTATCGCCATCGCAGCGCTCCTATGGCAGTCAGCTGGGTATAAGTCTGGTGCGCCTTTACCAACGCACGGCATCCCGGGTAGATACGGATCGCAGCAAAAGCTATCCCGTATCCAGTCTATACGCTATTCAGGCCCTTGATCAGCATGGATGGTGGCGAGGCATATTCCTTACCGCCGATCGCCTTATACGTGAAGTTGACTCCACCAGTAACCCTCGACGTATCTATGAAGATGGACGGCAATATCTTTATGATCCGCTGGAGCGCAATGTCTGGTGGGACACGGATTAGCGTAATTTCGCATCAACTGAGCTTTCGTAGCGCCACATCATTTTTCCTGACCCATAAGCGGTGAACGATCACACGCCGCAAGCAATCAGGTGTTGATAAAGCATAGTTCGAAGGTGTGAAAACCCATCTCCTTTAGGGCAGTTTCCACACTGCGCTGATATGGTGATTGCCCCATATCGTCTTCAGCATCGAACTCTCGCATAAAGAAGAGATAAGGCTGATCGGGCACCACATTGGCCAAATTTAACTGAGCCTGTAGGGCGCGGGGCGGACCTACGGTCAGCACCTCGGTAGCCCAGGGGATTTCGCGAAAATGATTTCGCAGCAGGGCAACACTGATGCGATCTTGGCTGGAGAGTGTGGGCGATTGCGCCTCCAACAAAAGAAAGAGTCGAAACAGGCGTACGGTAGAGCGAACAAAGCGCTCGTAGGCGTCTTTTTTACGTGAGTAGCCAAACTGGTCCAAAAGCAGCTTCAGACTGCGCTCTGGTGTTTTTTCCAGGCAAGCCGCCAGTGCCTGCATGCCGTGATGCGCCCGCACAAAATTGGGAAGAGATTCCAGGTACTCCAGCACCTGGCTCTGAAGCTGGCGAGGCTGGCTCAGCAACTGCTGCATGTCACACACTTTTTGGAACTGACGAAACTTCTCCCGCACTACACTCAGGTCAAGGCTGGTAAGAGTGGCACTCATGTCCCGGGTAATGACCCCTAGCAGTTCCGGATGGATGGTAAAGCGCCCATGGTCCTTGGTGGCAGTGTGGGGGACAAGCATCTGCTGCAGTTCGCGCGGCTCCACGGGAAGCCCCAGGAGTACTTCCTTCAGGTCCCGGTATTCCCGGTAAATACTGCTATCGGGAAAGAGAGGAATTACTCCGAAGAGTGTAATAGGGGTGCCGTCAAACCGATACAGACCATCGGTAAAGATAACCCTTTGAAAATGGCGGGATTCCGTGCTTTGGCAGATGACTGCCAGAGGCGTTCCCTGAATCGTGATAGTCTGATTGAGCAAGTCTTCGCTGGTATAGACAACCCACCGCTCTACAAACTCCTCAAAGGGAGTCTGGCCACCAACTGAATACCATAAAAATGCCGCTGCTGACATGGGATCAGGGACGTCAGCCCGCAGGTGCACTGCCAGAGGGGCGTTACCCAGCAGATCCCTGGGGGAGTCTACAGCGAAAATACCCCCCAGAACCTGACGACGCCAATTGCGCATAAAGTTGCGCAAAAAAACGCCGTAAAGTACTGCCAGTGCCAGAATGGTGGCCAGGGAAAAAAGCAAGAGCAGCATCGCCAGAGTTCCCACTCTCACGCCAGTTTCGCCAAAATGCAGCAGCATGCCACTGAGGAGTAGCCCCGCTACTGCCACCACCAGGACAACGCCACCATAGTAGATGAACTCCTGCCGCTCCGCAGCGTTGTCCCAAAAAAGCTCAAACCAGCTGCCGTATCGCCTTGGCTCGCCTGGCGCTGCCAGATCCTTTGCGGCTTCTGCCTCTTCCGGTCCATTCGGAGAAAGGGGGGTGTGGTTGCTATTGGTCGACATATCCAGGCCTTTACTTGCGAAAGTATGCTCATAAAGAAAAATAGTAAAAACTCTACCCAGCAGGAGTGCAGAAAAAACAAATTCACTCAAAGCGCACCGTGGCAGAATGAGTGACAGTGACACTCGCTGTACTTACCGAAACGGCAAAACAAAAACATGGGAGAAGCCGGCATGCATCTGAGGCACCTTACGCCATGCCGGGAAAGCCAGTGCGTCGCAGTATATCATAGATGACCACAGCCGCACTACTCGCAAGATTAAGGCTT from the Desulfurispira natronophila genome contains:
- the dut gene encoding dUTP diphosphatase, with protein sequence MLVHIKRLSHCYALPQYCHEGDSGMDIFAAHGVLLNPGDVAKILTGFCLEIPHGYEGQIRPRSGMILNTHLSFETGTVDQGYRGEVHVVVRNFGPRPYSIARGDRIAQLVFAPVVRAELSEVAEVTPSQRGGKGLGSSGKR
- a CDS encoding DNA-3-methyladenine glycosylase: MNEHILPLINKVTPGSLQLVAADELLRRDAIDGARFLLGKVLVMETPDGKKRRCRIVETEAYHGHEDPSSHAHGGITSRNAPMFAQGGHIYVYLIYGVHHMLNLVTDREGLPSAVLVRAAAPLDQLDADSKDSRKIFNGPGKLCRALGIDRQLSSRRLNDGPLQLFSDGYQSRNVATGSRIGINAGLELPWRFCDTDFRSYLSRPPG
- a CDS encoding DUF255 domain-containing protein; its protein translation is MIHWKSWSREAFEQADERLQLILLSLVSEMNQRARDTQFSSDDQEEYTFEELERNFAAVEVVVEQRPDLEQLLSPGHYPASLILSPQGRVLRMVEPKEENLFEALFQARRDAINQGTGAGSPMCMPAYPQSIDTVYTAENVKHVAANLLSSVAAEVDQAHQPRNTPVTAPLTFNAPMLLFCTQAAHVLGDEFASSLAAEYMEQMATLLWDPEQGGFFMHTQGEGFAPVKRLQDQLMALEAMVEMASQDEASSRTAVEALLHAIEGNFSKENGLYSLYSTTPNIYSEPNFHLLRILIQAHGKALLPSGLEDNLEPLAQNLAALVHGQDGAVSPWLGNENAPALLGTQAAAARALLSYASYSGKSEFGEAGLTAMGYVFQHLLSASGGATTVIDDTPWLPRLRPLDTNMSLVQACCQAWQFTGASMYEEYARHTLATFRDNHKDFGYQQYTYGSGLLALATSSQLL
- the mce gene encoding methylmalonyl-CoA epimerase gives rise to the protein MTDKINHIGIAVKSLEQSIPLYRDVLKMPLETIEEVVDQKVRVAMFQTGESRIELLEATSPDSPIAKFIEKNGEGIHHIAYQVSDLQSELNRLKEEGVRLVDQEPRAGAHGTRIAFLHPKATGGVLTELCEECH
- a CDS encoding universal stress protein — protein: MQEVKILVPVDNSDTARRTISMIVANRDQFPSELTLLYVINMQKLTYRMIPDFQVDMIGENARKSGEAMLHGYRDILARSGIEAHTRLELGSPREIISRTANEENFQMVIIGRRGRSEIGDVLFGSVANYVLHHVRCPVLLF
- a CDS encoding TRAP transporter large permease — translated: MDTSYIIILALLLGALAATIPVALVLFFIGLIGLAFFIGIDPLIVVEVLYRSMDKFALIVVLFFILCGNIMTTGSIVQKLIKTANVLVGFLPGGLAMAGILACGFFGAISGSTVATVVAIGGFMIPALIEHRYPERFTVGVMTTAPILGVIIPPSIAMILYAMVTNVSLEAFFLTGFVPGFLIILAMSIYTYLYCRKQPDLKVMPKPTLGEALATLKESFWALMLPVIIFGGIYSGIFTANEAAVVACFYAFFVELIIHRDMKFSQVKKVVVSSAVTSSTLLFIVAGASVFGEYLTFEQIPNQIANAVVSNIHSQWIFLLAVGIMLLLIGMFMDIISATIILTPILYPMLARFGIDPMHFGLLMTVNLGIGYATPPLGVSLYIAGTVANRNILYVTKAVAPFLLIQLAVLLVLMFWPDLVLFLPRWLYGYGG
- a CDS encoding TRAP transporter small permease — protein: MKKIMRAIDKALGQVEDWTLFTAVIVALLAAMANIVLRKTTDISFYWSDEVVRKVIFFTTFMGASAAIRRRSMIRIDAVPQLLPLLQKPLTVISHLTVIAFSACMMWLGTTMTLMVYDDPFARTSTLDIPEWYFYAVLPVVGGMMLIRTIIQALEDWMNFRSDDSSSPSGESSVADDSPASPSVINFKNPVQK
- a CDS encoding TRAP transporter substrate-binding protein — protein: MPRTLALLLVTFVALLLVTPAMAQDDPTAAWQPSFDPSTAEHTYLLSNISHPAIEGVGVGYRIRDAVWERSDGRLYVDFRPLAQLGGERDVISKLRMGAVHGMLSSSVAAANVADTLGIVNLPYVVDTFDKLERFIGNEELFEEFRQSPRRSGIVAVDITSYGTYGWATNRPVRSLEDARGVNFRIAEAPVNVDIYRNWGLRFTVMPWPDVPQALQTGVINGLDHTPTVCNITGKFDVANYFTEVNYAQGLFVHLINERWLNRLPADLREILLDVIAEESAKSRELAQIQHEEQIADAKTKGVEFIPLSDSDRERLIEMAEPVYERWGDRIGADYLQKVRDYLEE
- a CDS encoding formate/nitrite transporter family protein gives rise to the protein MQAGFLTPAQAITAIMDNGRRILTQPRASTLVLSLLAGFYIAFGAQLSIAVTHDLAAVAGEGMTRFVGGSVFSLGLMLVVICGAELFTGNTLLTKAALQRQIPWRKVWENWGIVILGNAIGAILLAWLMVYTQLWQGTTAAQHAIDIGVAKNSLSFEAALIRGILCNWLVCLAVVMAVAARDIVSKMLACYVPIMAFVASGFEHSVANMFFIPAAIFLANDTGVESEILSWSNFLTVNLIPVTIGNIIGGVLFVAMAYWFVYLRSK
- a CDS encoding TSUP family transporter — protein: MEILTLEIVIWALLATALAAFIHGALGIGFPMVVTPLIALATDVQTAILVTLAPNIAVNALSILKGGQWAQSIGRYWPLALFMLLGSAVGTVVLVYADPNPFRLLLALALFFYLYSASRSNRINWSFMGKAPRSSLAGAGLLGGLMGGTVNVSGPVLLIYLLQLSLSPLALVQILNLCFLVGKVSQTLTFTVMGQMTLTLLLLSLPLLVLSVGCLKLGMGIRDRLPVETYKRWLHWMLAAVAVMLLVQFGWTQWG
- the yidD gene encoding membrane protein insertion efficiency factor YidD; translated protein: MLRWILLIIVIGALASNTGADGLRGPWDAPPVTDSKTVSPSQRSYGSQLGISLVRLYQRTASRVDTDRSKSYPVSSLYAIQALDQHGWWRGIFLTADRLIREVDSTSNPRRIYEDGRQYLYDPLERNVWWDTD